One stretch of Thermococcus sp. M36 DNA includes these proteins:
- the map gene encoding type II methionyl aminopeptidase, translated as MDEMEALIKAGEIARQVKREVEDLIKPGTKLYDIAEFVERRIVELGGKPAFPCNLSLNEIAAHYTPYSGDETVLKEGDYLKVDIGVHVDGYIADTAVTYRVGMDEDDLMAASREALENAISVVRAGVRISEIGKVIEETIRGYGFNPIVNLSGHKIDRYKLHAGVSIPNIHRPADSYVLKEGDVIAIEPFATTGAGQVVEVPPALIFMFIRDRPVRMPQARRLLMHVKKEYNGLPFAYRWLQGFMPEGQLKLALAQLDRIGAIYSYPILREVRGGLVSQFEHTVVVEKDGVYVTT; from the coding sequence TCATCAAGGCAGGGGAGATAGCCAGACAGGTCAAGAGAGAGGTGGAGGACCTGATAAAACCTGGGACAAAACTGTACGATATTGCAGAGTTCGTTGAAAGAAGGATAGTGGAGCTGGGGGGGAAGCCTGCATTTCCGTGCAACCTTTCGCTGAACGAGATAGCGGCCCACTACACGCCGTATTCTGGTGATGAAACCGTCCTGAAAGAGGGGGACTATCTGAAAGTGGACATAGGGGTTCATGTTGATGGGTACATTGCCGATACCGCGGTCACCTATCGTGTTGGGATGGACGAGGACGACCTCATGGCCGCGTCAAGAGAGGCCCTGGAGAACGCCATAAGTGTCGTCCGGGCGGGAGTCAGAATAAGCGAGATTGGAAAGGTCATAGAGGAAACGATCAGAGGGTACGGGTTCAACCCGATAGTCAACCTGAGCGGCCACAAGATCGACCGCTACAAACTTCACGCGGGCGTTTCAATCCCAAACATACACCGACCCGCCGACAGCTACGTCCTCAAGGAGGGTGATGTCATAGCCATAGAACCCTTCGCGACTACCGGGGCGGGCCAGGTGGTAGAGGTTCCGCCCGCGCTGATATTCATGTTCATCAGGGACAGGCCCGTAAGAATGCCCCAGGCCAGAAGGCTGCTTATGCACGTAAAGAAGGAATACAACGGGCTCCCCTTCGCTTACCGCTGGTTGCAGGGTTTTATGCCAGAAGGACAGCTCAAACTCGCTCTGGCCCAGCTCGACAGGATCGGGGCGATATACAGCTACCCGATACTAAGGGAGGTACGGGGAGGCCTTGTCAGCCAGTTCGAGCACACGGTTGTGGTCGAGAAGGACGGGGTGTACGTAACGACCTGA